From Providencia sp. R33, a single genomic window includes:
- a CDS encoding fimbrial protein: MKFIHRQQVALCFFCVISSPFALGLGANLYGNLIVTPPECILNNNNQAAIHFGDILLTRIDGNNYVQTLPLSLSCTGLAKNNLTLTLEGDPTLFNSNGALKTSNNKLGVAFYINNVRQAINQPVNINYTSLPSLKAAPIKNMTAGFNDTDGGSFTALATLKVNYQ; the protein is encoded by the coding sequence ATGAAATTTATTCACCGACAACAAGTGGCACTCTGTTTTTTTTGTGTCATAAGCTCTCCATTTGCGCTGGGATTAGGAGCAAATCTTTACGGTAATTTAATTGTGACGCCACCAGAATGTATTCTAAATAACAATAATCAAGCGGCGATTCATTTTGGAGATATTTTGTTAACGCGCATTGACGGTAATAACTACGTACAAACATTGCCATTGAGTCTATCGTGTACAGGGTTAGCAAAAAATAATCTGACATTAACCTTAGAAGGTGACCCTACATTGTTTAATAGCAATGGCGCATTAAAAACAAGCAATAACAAATTAGGCGTTGCTTTTTATATCAATAATGTTCGGCAAGCAATTAATCAGCCAGTGAATATTAATTACACCTCTTTGCCTTCTTTAAAAGCTGCGCCGATTAAAAATATGACTGCGGGCTTTAATGATACAGATGGCGGTAGCTTTACTGCGTTGGCGACATTAAAGGTGAACTATCAATGA
- a CDS encoding fimbrial protein: MMMPLAVEANWHFDGTLVLPPVCELGQTNPIRVSFGKVGVRKVDGNLFKQDIPYQLNCQGDLSQPWNVTLTFSGTLAGTGFDNATLRASSPLNNGKLGIQIQKDGIPLELNKAFAIDSSNPPRLSAVPIKRAATELVGDNFTATGTLTIDFQ, translated from the coding sequence ATGATGATGCCCTTAGCGGTAGAAGCTAATTGGCATTTTGATGGCACGCTAGTACTGCCCCCTGTTTGTGAGTTAGGACAAACTAACCCTATACGTGTTTCTTTTGGAAAGGTGGGGGTGCGCAAAGTGGATGGGAATCTATTTAAACAAGACATTCCGTACCAATTGAATTGCCAAGGTGACTTAAGTCAACCGTGGAATGTGACATTGACGTTCAGTGGAACGCTGGCTGGTACCGGATTTGATAATGCGACATTACGCGCCAGCAGCCCTTTAAATAACGGAAAATTAGGCATTCAAATTCAAAAAGACGGGATACCGTTAGAGCTGAACAAGGCGTTTGCCATTGATAGTTCAAATCCACCAAGATTATCAGCAGTTCCAATTAAACGTGCAGCAACGGAACTGGTTGGTGATAATTTTACTGCGACTGGGACATTGACCATCGATTTTCAATGA
- a CDS encoding fimbrial protein, with amino-acid sequence MQISLRQLWPLVLSLSLVTVPLCAQSETVQFDGTLVEDACEVYPGDENIELDFGTIVDKYLYLNTRTHSQPFTIRLINCDLVLGKEVQVTFMGTESLALPGLLALNGGSQASGIAIGLEAENGTPILLNKAKNYIQKLHSGNGNNLNLKAYVQGEPTPLLTKTIGRGAFEATTTFMLEYE; translated from the coding sequence ATGCAAATATCATTACGTCAATTATGGCCTTTAGTCTTGTCGCTAAGTTTAGTGACTGTGCCGCTTTGTGCGCAGTCGGAAACCGTACAATTTGATGGAACGTTAGTTGAGGATGCATGTGAAGTATATCCTGGAGATGAAAATATCGAATTGGATTTTGGCACTATTGTAGATAAATATTTGTACTTGAACACTCGAACACACAGTCAGCCATTTACAATTCGGTTAATTAATTGCGATTTAGTGTTGGGGAAAGAAGTTCAAGTGACCTTCATGGGAACTGAAAGCTTGGCATTACCGGGATTATTAGCGCTTAATGGTGGGAGTCAAGCGAGTGGCATTGCCATAGGATTAGAAGCTGAAAATGGGACACCAATTTTATTGAATAAAGCTAAAAACTATATTCAGAAATTGCATTCTGGCAACGGTAATAATCTTAATCTGAAAGCGTATGTGCAGGGTGAACCTACTCCCTTATTGACTAAAACAATAGGACGAGGAGCCTTCGAGGCAACGACGACGTTTATGCTGGAATATGAATAG
- a CDS encoding fimbrial protein: MNNTLFVRYFIGLLCLLSPALSRALDVYFTGTLVVTPPECTVNSGTVVDVNFGDIHETLIDNSSYKRTRIDYTLNCTNVYSNALKMTVSWDPITLNGQNVIRTGRTDLGIAVYQDSSRLSNGDIVNFTYGSGQPTLYAVPVKPSGTVLTDGGNFNGTLTFVVDYR, translated from the coding sequence ATGAATAACACTCTTTTTGTTCGGTATTTTATCGGCCTACTTTGTTTATTAAGTCCCGCATTATCACGAGCATTGGATGTTTATTTTACAGGAACACTGGTTGTCACTCCGCCAGAATGTACCGTGAATAGCGGTACAGTGGTAGATGTCAATTTTGGCGATATCCATGAAACACTGATTGACAATAGTAGCTATAAACGCACACGCATTGATTACACCTTAAATTGTACGAATGTCTATAGCAATGCATTAAAAATGACAGTGAGTTGGGACCCGATCACGCTCAATGGGCAAAATGTCATTCGTACAGGTCGGACGGATCTAGGGATAGCTGTTTATCAGGATTCATCTCGATTGAGTAATGGTGATATTGTTAATTTTACTTATGGTAGTGGTCAACCTACGCTTTATGCGGTGCCAGTAAAACCCTCGGGAACGGTATTAACTGATGGAGGGAATTTCAATGGGACATTAACTTTTGTGGTGGATTACCGTTAA